From Camelina sativa cultivar DH55 chromosome 20, Cs, whole genome shotgun sequence, the proteins below share one genomic window:
- the LOC104769237 gene encoding polyadenylate-binding protein 3 isoform X2 codes for MEEEEHQVYGGEIPEVGEVDVPDPDFDISAADDDAELDEMKRRLKEMEDEAAALREMQAKVETEMGATTQDPTSGMATNQEGKEEVDARSVYVGNVDYACTPDEVQLHFQTCGTVNRVTILMDKFGQPKGFAYVEFVEVEAVEEALQLNESELHGRQLKVSPKRTNVPGMKQYHPGRFNPSMGYRFRRPFVPPYFYSPYGYGKVPRFRRPMRYMPYQ; via the exons atggaggaagaagagcaCCAGGTTTACGGTGGAGAAATCCCTGAAGTCGGCGAGGTTGATGTTCCCGATCCAGATTTCGATATCTCTGCCGCCGACGATGACGCC GAGCTTGATGAGATGAAGAGGAGATTGAAGGAGATGGAGGATGAGGCTGCTGCGCTGCGCGAGATGCAAGCAAAAGTCGAAACAGAAATGGGAGCTACTACTCAAG ATCCAACAAGTGGTATGGCTACAAATCAAGAAGGAAAGGAGGAAGTGGATGCTCGATCTGTTTATGTTGGCAAT GTCGATTATGCTTGTACACCTGATGAAGTTCAACTGCATTTCCAAACATGCGGAACAGTCAACCGGGTAACCATTCTGATGGACAAGTTTGGACAACCAAAGGGATTTGCTTATGTGGAGTTTGTTGAAGTCGAAGCCGTGGAAGAAGCTCTGCAACTGAATGAATCAGAGCTACATGGTCGTCAATTGAAG GTATCGCCTAAGCGAACCAATGTTCCTGGAATGAAACAGTATCATCCTGGGCGTTTCAACCCTTCAATGGGATACCGCTTTCGCAGACCCTTTGTGCCTCCTTATTTCTATTCCCCATATGGATACGg GAAGGTTCCTAGGTTCAGAAGGCCAATGCGGTACATGCCTTACCAATAG
- the LOC104769237 gene encoding polyadenylate-binding protein 3 isoform X1 — translation MEEEEHQVYGGEIPEVGEVDVPDPDFDISAADDDAVRELDEMKRRLKEMEDEAAALREMQAKVETEMGATTQDPTSGMATNQEGKEEVDARSVYVGNVDYACTPDEVQLHFQTCGTVNRVTILMDKFGQPKGFAYVEFVEVEAVEEALQLNESELHGRQLKVSPKRTNVPGMKQYHPGRFNPSMGYRFRRPFVPPYFYSPYGYGKVPRFRRPMRYMPYQ, via the exons atggaggaagaagagcaCCAGGTTTACGGTGGAGAAATCCCTGAAGTCGGCGAGGTTGATGTTCCCGATCCAGATTTCGATATCTCTGCCGCCGACGATGACGCCGTTAGG GAGCTTGATGAGATGAAGAGGAGATTGAAGGAGATGGAGGATGAGGCTGCTGCGCTGCGCGAGATGCAAGCAAAAGTCGAAACAGAAATGGGAGCTACTACTCAAG ATCCAACAAGTGGTATGGCTACAAATCAAGAAGGAAAGGAGGAAGTGGATGCTCGATCTGTTTATGTTGGCAAT GTCGATTATGCTTGTACACCTGATGAAGTTCAACTGCATTTCCAAACATGCGGAACAGTCAACCGGGTAACCATTCTGATGGACAAGTTTGGACAACCAAAGGGATTTGCTTATGTGGAGTTTGTTGAAGTCGAAGCCGTGGAAGAAGCTCTGCAACTGAATGAATCAGAGCTACATGGTCGTCAATTGAAG GTATCGCCTAAGCGAACCAATGTTCCTGGAATGAAACAGTATCATCCTGGGCGTTTCAACCCTTCAATGGGATACCGCTTTCGCAGACCCTTTGTGCCTCCTTATTTCTATTCCCCATATGGATACGg GAAGGTTCCTAGGTTCAGAAGGCCAATGCGGTACATGCCTTACCAATAG
- the LOC104769237 gene encoding polyadenylate-binding protein 3 isoform X3, giving the protein MLSSQVPKLISAEKIPRAQVDYACTPDEVQLHFQTCGTVNRVTILMDKFGQPKGFAYVEFVEVEAVEEALQLNESELHGRQLKVSPKRTNVPGMKQYHPGRFNPSMGYRFRRPFVPPYFYSPYGYGKVPRFRRPMRYMPYQ; this is encoded by the exons ATGCTTTCCAGTCAAGTCCCAAAGCTTATCTCTGCAGAGAAGATACCTCGAGCTCAG GTCGATTATGCTTGTACACCTGATGAAGTTCAACTGCATTTCCAAACATGCGGAACAGTCAACCGGGTAACCATTCTGATGGACAAGTTTGGACAACCAAAGGGATTTGCTTATGTGGAGTTTGTTGAAGTCGAAGCCGTGGAAGAAGCTCTGCAACTGAATGAATCAGAGCTACATGGTCGTCAATTGAAG GTATCGCCTAAGCGAACCAATGTTCCTGGAATGAAACAGTATCATCCTGGGCGTTTCAACCCTTCAATGGGATACCGCTTTCGCAGACCCTTTGTGCCTCCTTATTTCTATTCCCCATATGGATACGg GAAGGTTCCTAGGTTCAGAAGGCCAATGCGGTACATGCCTTACCAATAG